One Deefgea tanakiae genomic region harbors:
- a CDS encoding cytochrome ubiquinol oxidase subunit I, translating into MSPDVASSLLDPIVLARIQFAANITFHILFPTISIAMGWILLFFKLRFNATGDQKWQEAYGFWVKIFALTFALGVVSGITMSFQFGTNWPGYMQTVGNIAGPLLAYEVLTAFFLEATFLGIMLFGQKKVSNRVHTFATLLVAGGTTLSAFWIIVLNSWMQTPTGFEMINGQAHVTSWLEVIFNPSMPYRLTHMLLASGLTAAFLVAGISAYRWFIGQRTNAVLAAMKTGVALAAILIPLQILVGDMHGLNTFKHQPAKIAAIEGIWETERGAPLLLFALPNAETRSNDFAIGIPKVTSLILTHELNGEIRGLNEFAEHPPVAKVFWSFRVMVGVGMLMLLTSWLAAWQLRRTNTLSPLVNKVLIGMTFSGWVATVAGWYVTEIGRQPWLVQGVLLTKDAASHVGSGMILSTLLMYLALYVFLLISYVSVVFYLAKKAGQPAGEH; encoded by the coding sequence ATGTCGCCCGATGTTGCCTCTTCCCTGCTCGATCCCATTGTTTTGGCGCGTATCCAATTTGCCGCCAATATTACCTTCCACATTTTATTTCCAACCATCAGCATCGCTATGGGTTGGATTTTGCTGTTTTTCAAACTGCGCTTTAACGCTACTGGCGATCAAAAATGGCAAGAAGCGTATGGCTTTTGGGTGAAGATTTTTGCGCTGACGTTTGCGCTCGGCGTAGTCAGCGGCATTACGATGAGTTTCCAGTTTGGTACCAACTGGCCTGGTTACATGCAAACCGTCGGCAATATCGCTGGCCCCTTGCTCGCTTATGAAGTGTTAACCGCGTTTTTCTTAGAAGCGACTTTTCTGGGCATCATGCTGTTTGGGCAAAAAAAGGTCAGCAACCGCGTCCATACTTTCGCCACCCTGCTGGTCGCGGGCGGAACGACCTTGTCAGCGTTCTGGATTATCGTATTGAATTCTTGGATGCAAACGCCAACCGGTTTTGAAATGATTAACGGCCAAGCGCATGTAACCAGCTGGCTGGAGGTGATTTTCAATCCATCGATGCCCTATCGCTTAACGCACATGTTATTGGCCTCGGGTTTAACGGCTGCATTTTTAGTCGCAGGCATTTCGGCTTACCGCTGGTTCATCGGCCAACGCACCAATGCCGTATTGGCTGCGATGAAAACTGGCGTGGCTTTGGCGGCGATACTGATTCCGCTACAAATTTTGGTCGGCGATATGCATGGACTTAATACGTTTAAACATCAACCGGCTAAAATCGCCGCGATTGAAGGCATTTGGGAAACCGAGCGTGGCGCACCACTCTTGTTATTTGCGCTACCGAATGCTGAAACACGCAGCAATGACTTTGCGATTGGCATTCCTAAAGTAACTAGCTTGATTTTGACACACGAACTAAATGGCGAAATTCGCGGCTTGAATGAATTTGCCGAGCATCCGCCCGTTGCCAAGGTTTTTTGGAGTTTCCGCGTGATGGTTGGCGTTGGCATGTTGATGCTATTGACGAGCTGGCTCGCCGCGTGGCAATTGCGCCGCACCAATACTTTGTCGCCTTTGGTGAATAAAGTATTGATTGGCATGACGTTTAGCGGCTGGGTGGCGACTGTTGCAGGCTGGTATGTGACCGAAATCGGGCGGCAACCGTGGTTGGTGCAAGGCGTCTTGCTGACCAAAGATGCTGCTTCGCATGTCGGTAGCGGTATGATTTTGAGTACTTTGCTGATGTATTTGGCTTTGTATGTGTTCTTGCTGATTTCTTATGTATCTGTCGTGTTTTATCTAGCCAAAAAAGCAGGCCAGCCTGCTGGGGAGCACTAA
- a CDS encoding cytochrome d ubiquinol oxidase subunit II, translated as MLANIDLAYWLPVIFAGLMVVSMFAYVILDGYDLGVGILLELEKDTSEKDKMIASIGPFWDANETWLVLGVGLLLVAFPLAHGIILGELYLPVALMLLGLILRGVAFDFRVKAKAHHQAMWNTLFFVGSLLAAVSQGVMLGRYITGFAEGWGAWGFAMLVGLSLAAAYALLGAGWLMIKSTGSLQMRAVRWAQFSLGFAALATVLVSVATPWISPRVFALWFSVPNVFLLAPVPIFTAVLFAVIAYSLPRIAARQAQGNDRWCWLPFAATVGIVLLAFFGLVFSIFPHLVIDQLTIWQAASSTEALSIILAGAAIVLPTIFGYTIYSYRVFWGKAGELSYQ; from the coding sequence ATGTTAGCCAATATTGATCTGGCCTACTGGCTACCTGTTATTTTTGCTGGGCTGATGGTGGTATCGATGTTCGCCTACGTCATACTTGATGGGTATGACCTCGGCGTAGGCATATTGCTTGAGCTAGAGAAAGATACCTCAGAAAAAGACAAAATGATCGCCTCGATTGGGCCATTTTGGGATGCCAATGAAACGTGGTTGGTGTTGGGGGTTGGCTTACTGCTGGTTGCGTTCCCATTGGCGCACGGCATCATTTTGGGAGAGTTGTATTTGCCCGTTGCGTTGATGTTGCTCGGTCTCATTTTACGCGGCGTTGCTTTTGATTTTCGCGTTAAAGCCAAAGCGCATCACCAAGCGATGTGGAATACGCTGTTTTTCGTCGGCTCATTGCTCGCCGCCGTATCACAAGGCGTGATGCTCGGTCGCTACATCACCGGCTTTGCCGAGGGTTGGGGCGCGTGGGGGTTTGCAATGTTAGTGGGTTTGAGCCTTGCCGCCGCCTATGCGCTACTCGGTGCGGGTTGGTTGATGATTAAATCAACCGGCTCACTGCAAATGCGCGCCGTGCGCTGGGCACAATTTAGTCTGGGCTTTGCCGCGCTGGCGACCGTGTTGGTTTCGGTCGCCACGCCGTGGATTAGCCCACGTGTATTTGCGCTGTGGTTTTCGGTGCCGAATGTATTTTTACTCGCGCCAGTGCCGATTTTTACTGCAGTTTTATTTGCCGTCATCGCCTACAGCCTACCGCGCATTGCAGCCCGCCAAGCACAAGGCAACGACCGGTGGTGCTGGCTACCGTTCGCCGCCACCGTTGGCATCGTATTACTGGCGTTTTTTGGCTTGGTATTCAGTATTTTTCCGCATCTGGTCATCGACCAACTGACGATCTGGCAGGCCGCCAGCAGTACTGAAGCGTTATCGATTATCTTGGCTGGCGCGGCGATTGTGCTACCGACGATTTTTGGCTACACGATTTACTCTTATCGTGTGTTCTGGGGCAAGGCGGGTGAATTGAGCTATCAATAG
- a CDS encoding ABC transporter substrate-binding protein, whose product MKGPQRIACLSSETVEVLYALGQEHRIVGITAFARHPAGVTKKHPIISGFSTAKADKIFAVEPDLILAYSSLQGEIVKECILAGYEVHFFNQRSIAGIFKMIETLGLLLKCTERANALIAQLQAEIDAAKLEATRFAIRPKVYFEEWHTPLYTGIHWVSELINIAGGDDVFATIAQQVSAKNRTVLPEQVIAAAPDLILGSWCGQKFETEVVKARADWQTIPAVQHNQVHEIASEDLLVPGITAITRGLPLIQSYIRSFQSL is encoded by the coding sequence ATGAAAGGGCCGCAGCGAATTGCTTGCTTAAGTAGTGAAACGGTTGAAGTGCTCTATGCATTGGGGCAAGAACATCGCATCGTGGGGATTACCGCGTTTGCGCGCCACCCTGCGGGCGTCACCAAAAAACACCCGATTATTTCAGGCTTTTCTACCGCCAAAGCCGACAAGATTTTTGCGGTTGAGCCTGATTTGATTTTGGCTTATTCCAGCTTGCAGGGTGAAATCGTCAAGGAATGCATTTTGGCGGGTTATGAAGTGCATTTTTTCAATCAGCGCAGCATCGCAGGCATTTTTAAGATGATTGAAACCTTGGGTTTGCTGCTGAAATGCACTGAGCGTGCCAACGCTTTGATCGCTCAATTGCAAGCGGAAATCGATGCAGCCAAGTTGGAGGCCACCCGGTTTGCGATACGCCCCAAAGTTTATTTTGAAGAGTGGCATACACCGCTCTACACCGGCATTCATTGGGTGTCTGAGCTGATCAATATTGCTGGTGGCGACGATGTGTTTGCAACGATCGCCCAGCAGGTGAGCGCCAAAAATCGAACTGTCTTACCCGAACAAGTCATTGCCGCCGCGCCGGATTTGATTTTGGGTAGCTGGTGCGGGCAGAAATTTGAAACTGAAGTCGTCAAAGCGCGTGCCGATTGGCAAACTATCCCTGCCGTACAGCACAATCAAGTCCATGAAATCGCCAGCGAAGATTTGCTGGTGCCCGGCATTACCGCCATCACGCGCGGCCTGCCGCTGATTCAATCTTATATTCGGAGTTTTCAATCATTATGA
- the cbiB gene encoding adenosylcobinamide-phosphate synthase CbiB: protein MLNPLTFLAALLFGLAIEWLFGEPRRWHLLVGFGRLANAIERAMNKGRIGIAMGAISVMVLVVIPIFAFMVLRTYAQSWAWVLDGLALWFALGAKSLFAHVRAIAQPLMHGDLSAARVALSMIVSRDCAQLTETEVAKGAIESNLENGADAIFATLFWFALFGGAGALLHRLSNTLDAMWGYRTPRFNEFGRFAARLDDVLNYIPARLVAISYAFLGNTRQAVRAWHTQAPLWDSPNAGPVMAAGAGALSLTLGGNAIYHGQVEVRTPLGFGPAPQAIDIERSLRLVQKTLALWLLSCVALPVLMLLFQEWL from the coding sequence TTGCTTAATCCACTTACTTTTCTGGCCGCCTTGTTATTCGGGCTGGCCATCGAGTGGCTGTTCGGCGAGCCACGGCGTTGGCATTTGCTGGTGGGCTTTGGCCGACTCGCAAATGCCATTGAACGTGCAATGAATAAAGGAAGGATAGGTATTGCGATGGGGGCTATTTCTGTAATGGTCTTGGTGGTAATACCTATTTTTGCTTTTATGGTGTTGCGAACGTATGCTCAGAGTTGGGCATGGGTTTTAGATGGTTTGGCGCTGTGGTTTGCACTCGGCGCAAAAAGTCTGTTTGCGCATGTGCGAGCGATTGCGCAGCCTTTGATGCACGGTGATTTATCAGCGGCTCGAGTGGCCTTGAGCATGATTGTGAGCCGAGATTGCGCGCAATTGACTGAAACCGAGGTTGCCAAAGGTGCAATCGAATCGAATTTAGAAAACGGCGCCGATGCGATTTTTGCCACGCTGTTTTGGTTTGCACTATTCGGCGGCGCGGGTGCGCTGCTGCATCGATTGAGCAATACGCTGGACGCAATGTGGGGTTACCGTACGCCACGCTTTAATGAATTTGGTCGTTTCGCGGCGAGGCTGGATGATGTACTCAATTACATTCCCGCCCGATTGGTAGCGATTTCTTATGCCTTCCTCGGTAACACACGGCAAGCGGTGCGAGCTTGGCACACGCAAGCGCCGCTGTGGGACAGCCCGAACGCAGGCCCGGTGATGGCCGCTGGTGCTGGTGCGCTGAGTCTGACTTTGGGCGGCAATGCGATTTATCACGGCCAAGTCGAGGTGCGCACGCCACTTGGTTTTGGCCCCGCACCGCAAGCGATCGATATTGAGCGCAGCCTTCGCTTAGTGCAAAAAACACTGGCTCTGTGGCTACTTTCTTGCGTAGCCTTGCCGGTATTGATGTTGTTATTTCAGGAATGGCTATGA
- the cobO gene encoding cob(I)yrinic acid a,c-diamide adenosyltransferase encodes MNAEKNARHAARMARKKAIIDAHIAEANIDTGIMILLTGNGKGKSSSAFGMVARAIGHGLKVGVVQFIKNRTDTGEEAFLGKHCEWHVMGDGFTWETQNFEADKARSENAWAMAALMLNDPSYDVVVLDELTYCLSYKYLDKETVLHDLESRPEMQHVVVTGRAAIAELHEIADTVTVLGDEKHAYKSGIRAQKGLEW; translated from the coding sequence ATGAACGCAGAAAAAAACGCCCGTCACGCCGCGCGCATGGCGCGTAAAAAAGCCATTATCGACGCCCACATTGCTGAAGCGAATATCGACACTGGCATCATGATTTTGCTGACAGGCAACGGTAAAGGTAAATCATCATCAGCCTTTGGTATGGTCGCGCGCGCTATTGGTCATGGTTTGAAAGTCGGCGTGGTGCAATTTATCAAAAACCGTACCGACACCGGCGAAGAAGCATTTTTGGGCAAGCATTGCGAATGGCATGTAATGGGAGATGGTTTTACTTGGGAAACGCAAAACTTTGAAGCGGACAAAGCCCGCTCAGAAAACGCATGGGCGATGGCGGCACTGATGCTAAATGATCCAAGTTACGACGTGGTGGTGCTCGACGAGCTTACGTATTGCTTGTCATACAAATACCTCGATAAAGAAACAGTTTTGCACGATTTGGAATCACGCCCCGAGATGCAACACGTCGTCGTCACCGGCCGCGCCGCGATTGCCGAGTTGCATGAAATTGCGGATACGGTGACGGTGTTGGGTGATGAAA
- a CDS encoding GbsR/MarR family transcriptional regulator, with protein sequence MNLTPLVQSFVLHFGEMGSHWGINRTVGQMYALLYVSEKPLNADEMAEALGFSRSNVSMGLKELTSWRLVKLQHLPGDRREYYSTPEDVWAIFQTLAEERKKREVDPTLTMLRGALLEKPSNDADQHAQARMAEMHDLIDLTTSWFTDMQRLDVDTLKTLMKLGSQVQKFLEFKQKLPTFMGGSEITKE encoded by the coding sequence ATGAACCTCACTCCACTCGTTCAATCTTTCGTGCTGCACTTTGGCGAAATGGGCAGCCATTGGGGCATTAATCGCACAGTCGGCCAGATGTACGCCCTGCTTTATGTGAGCGAAAAACCGCTGAACGCCGATGAAATGGCCGAGGCGCTGGGTTTTTCGCGCTCGAATGTCAGCATGGGGCTCAAAGAGCTGACCTCATGGCGTTTGGTGAAGCTGCAACATTTGCCCGGCGATCGCCGCGAATACTATTCAACGCCGGAAGACGTGTGGGCGATTTTTCAAACGCTGGCTGAAGAGCGCAAAAAACGTGAAGTCGACCCAACGCTGACAATGCTGCGCGGTGCGCTGCTTGAAAAGCCGAGTAACGATGCCGACCAGCACGCACAAGCGCGCATGGCAGAAATGCACGATTTGATTGACCTAACTACCAGTTGGTTCACCGATATGCAGCGCTTGGATGTGGACACCTTAAAAACACTGATGAAGCTGGGCTCGCAAGTGCAAAAATTTCTAGAATTCAAACAAAAATTGCCAACCTTTATGGGTGGCAGTGAAATCACGAAGGAATAA
- the cobD gene encoding threonine-phosphate decarboxylase CobD, whose product MNQAPRHGGNLQNLMRNFGGTLADWIDCSTGIAPYSFPLPAMPVEVAQRLPHPSPEFLSIAANYYGSDQFLTVAGSQAAIAALPLLRPRCKVGVLRAAYAEHAWRWQLAGHTVVVLDVSEVESAATQLDVLILVNPNNPTGLLWSREQLLVLHQSLAQRGGWLIVDEAFIDVEPSQSLCAEVGVAGLIVLRSVGKFFGLAGVRLGFVFAELAVREQLAKIIGPWAVSGPALWAGELALADIAWQNEQRKRLAKDALWLTALLTDVGLPPTGIHPLMQFCPTEQIDQWGYALASNRIYSRPFNTQDIGIDAIRFGAVAVSQRDEFERRLRSAAQQVNPKA is encoded by the coding sequence ATGAATCAAGCACCGCGTCACGGTGGTAATCTGCAAAATTTGATGCGCAATTTTGGCGGTACGCTCGCCGATTGGATCGATTGCTCAACCGGCATCGCGCCGTATTCATTTCCGTTACCGGCCATGCCGGTGGAAGTCGCGCAGCGTTTACCACATCCTAGTCCTGAGTTTTTAAGCATTGCCGCGAATTACTACGGCAGCGATCAATTTCTAACAGTCGCTGGTTCGCAAGCGGCGATTGCGGCATTGCCGCTATTGCGTCCGCGCTGCAAAGTCGGCGTATTGCGCGCTGCGTATGCTGAGCATGCTTGGCGTTGGCAGTTGGCAGGGCACACCGTGGTGGTGCTGGATGTGAGCGAAGTTGAGTCAGCAGCAACGCAGCTCGATGTGCTGATTCTGGTCAATCCCAATAATCCAACGGGTTTACTGTGGTCGCGGGAACAATTGCTGGTGCTGCACCAATCGTTGGCGCAACGCGGAGGCTGGTTGATTGTTGATGAAGCGTTTATCGATGTTGAGCCTAGCCAAAGTCTGTGCGCTGAGGTGGGCGTTGCGGGTTTGATTGTTCTGCGCTCAGTGGGTAAATTTTTTGGCTTAGCCGGTGTGCGTTTGGGCTTTGTATTTGCAGAACTGGCTGTGCGTGAGCAACTGGCAAAAATCATCGGCCCGTGGGCAGTGAGTGGCCCTGCGCTGTGGGCAGGGGAGTTGGCACTGGCTGATATAGCTTGGCAAAACGAGCAGCGTAAACGCTTGGCGAAAGATGCATTGTGGTTGACCGCTTTGCTAACCGACGTTGGTTTGCCGCCTACGGGCATTCATCCCCTGATGCAGTTTTGCCCGACTGAACAGATCGATCAATGGGGGTATGCATTGGCAAGCAATCGTATTTATAGTCGCCCATTTAATACCCAAGATATCGGCATCGATGCGATTCGTTTTGGCGCGGTGGCGGTGTCGCAGCGCGATGAGTTTGAGCGTCGATTGCGCAGTGCTGCGCAGCAAGTGAATCCAAAAGCATAA
- a CDS encoding TonB-dependent receptor domain-containing protein — protein sequence MNISFTKSYLLVLSALSTMPVLAEVTQLEDVVVTATRIAQPAREVIGDVTVLDREAIAAQGVSSLPEVLARQPGIQMSSSGGPGKATSVFMRGTNNGQTLVLIDGIVYGSATLGSASLQNIPVNQIERIEILRGPAASLYGGGAIGGVIQIFTRQGSAGFKPSVEVGYGNYNTIDAKASVGGGNDSTTYSMTVAHFQTDGTNAIVNPKHTSFYADDDGYTNSSLSFSAQHKINQDHQVGLSALGAWGENHYDGSFLTKSYKNVAQSYDYRDESFNGSGNVWLKTQFTPNWQSKLQAGASVDDSKSYTPVSEKNYADVTAKIKTQQNQLSWMNDVKMLGGNVQLGLETLEQEVSGDTQFAVDHRRVNSALAGYLAHYADFTVQLNGRSDDNSQYGRQNTGTVGLSYQINDDWVIGSTMGTAFKAPSFNDLYWPKQGNPNLKPEDSNSKEAFIRFATNNLNASVTAYYNKVNNLIAWAPTSTGVWLPSNIGEAQLKGVTLTSDWQSEMYIAGFSYDYLNAEDATAGSQTKGKQLARRAKNSGLVYAGLQSKVWTARVEVQAQGQRYNDAANKQSLAGYGLTNIAASWQFAKDWSLNARINNVFDKEYETSKDYGNLGVNGLLSVRWSPK from the coding sequence ATGAATATCAGTTTTACCAAATCATACCTACTTGTTTTATCTGCACTCTCAACAATGCCTGTATTGGCTGAAGTCACGCAACTGGAAGATGTTGTCGTTACGGCGACGCGCATTGCGCAACCCGCCCGTGAAGTGATTGGCGATGTGACGGTGCTCGATCGTGAAGCGATTGCTGCGCAAGGTGTGTCGAGTTTGCCAGAAGTCTTGGCTCGTCAGCCAGGGATTCAAATGAGCAGCTCGGGTGGTCCAGGCAAAGCGACTTCGGTATTTATGCGCGGTACCAACAATGGTCAAACCTTAGTGCTGATTGACGGCATTGTGTATGGTTCGGCGACTTTGGGTAGCGCTTCACTGCAAAATATTCCAGTGAATCAAATTGAAAGAATTGAGATTTTGCGCGGCCCAGCAGCCAGTCTATATGGCGGTGGTGCAATTGGTGGTGTGATTCAGATTTTCACCCGCCAAGGTTCGGCTGGGTTTAAGCCGAGCGTAGAAGTCGGTTACGGCAATTACAATACCATCGACGCTAAAGCATCAGTGGGTGGCGGTAATGACAGTACGACTTATTCGATGACGGTGGCGCATTTTCAAACCGATGGCACCAATGCGATTGTTAATCCAAAACATACTAGTTTTTACGCAGATGATGATGGTTATACCAACAGCAGTTTATCGTTCTCAGCGCAGCATAAAATCAATCAAGATCATCAAGTCGGCTTAAGCGCTTTGGGCGCTTGGGGTGAAAATCATTACGATGGCAGTTTTTTGACCAAGTCATACAAAAATGTCGCGCAAAGCTATGACTACCGTGATGAAAGCTTTAACGGTAGCGGTAATGTTTGGCTCAAAACCCAATTTACACCGAACTGGCAAAGCAAATTGCAAGCGGGCGCTAGTGTGGACGATAGCAAGAGCTACACACCTGTTTCAGAGAAAAACTATGCCGATGTAACGGCCAAAATTAAAACCCAACAAAACCAACTTTCTTGGATGAACGACGTCAAGATGTTGGGCGGCAATGTGCAATTGGGCTTGGAAACGCTAGAGCAAGAAGTCAGCGGCGATACGCAATTTGCAGTCGATCATCGCCGCGTCAATAGCGCCTTGGCGGGTTATTTGGCGCATTACGCTGATTTTACGGTGCAATTAAATGGCCGCAGCGATGACAATTCTCAGTATGGTCGCCAAAACACAGGTACGGTTGGCTTGTCTTACCAAATCAATGATGACTGGGTGATTGGCTCGACGATGGGCACGGCATTTAAAGCGCCATCGTTTAATGATTTGTATTGGCCAAAGCAAGGCAATCCAAACTTGAAGCCTGAAGATTCAAATAGTAAAGAAGCCTTTATTCGTTTTGCGACCAACAATTTGAATGCCTCGGTGACCGCTTATTACAACAAAGTGAATAACCTCATCGCTTGGGCGCCAACCTCAACTGGCGTGTGGCTGCCGAGCAATATTGGTGAAGCTCAGCTCAAAGGCGTTACGCTCACGAGCGATTGGCAATCTGAAATGTATATCGCGGGCTTTAGCTACGATTATTTGAATGCCGAAGATGCAACTGCGGGCAGCCAAACGAAAGGCAAGCAATTAGCACGTCGCGCGAAAAATTCAGGTTTAGTGTATGCCGGTTTGCAAAGCAAAGTTTGGACTGCTCGCGTTGAAGTTCAGGCACAAGGTCAGCGCTATAACGATGCTGCCAATAAGCAATCATTGGCAGGTTATGGTTTGACCAATATCGCGGCAAGTTGGCAGTTTGCTAAAGACTGGTCGCTAAATGCGCGGATTAATAATGTGTTTGATAAAGAATATGAAACCAGTAAAGACTACGGCAATTTGGGCGTGAATGGTTTGCTCAGCGTGCGCTGGTCACCGAAGTAA